TGGATCAAGGTACCGCCCGCGCGCTCGTAGAGGTTGCTGTTGGAGCGCAGAAAGAATGCTACCCGGTAGCGCCGCCGGAGATCGTGCAGCGTGCGCGCCAGGATCGTCCCGGCCCACGCCGCCTGCTCCCACGGCCCTGCCACGAACAGGCCGCGATGTCCTGAGGTGCCCGACGATAGCCCGACCGTGAAGCCCTCCAGCGTGGGCGCGAAGTCGCGGCTCTGCTCCGCCGCCAGCGCGATCTGCATCGCGCGCTCGCCGCTGAGGCCACGGGTGTTGAATGTGTCGAAGTGGTCCATCATCAGCCGCTTGTCGACGGTCGGCAGCGCGCGCCAGTTGTCGCGGTCGTGGCCCTGCCAGTGATTGCGATAGAACGGCGCGTGCCGGTTGGCGTGCCGCACGATGCGCCGGGCACGTCGCTCCTGAAAACGCCGCAGCCGATCGCCGCGCAGCACATGCCAGCGCCATCGAGCGCGCGCGAAATGGCTGACGATCAGCGGCAGCCCCGCGATCATCGTGCGACCTCGCGGGCGAATGCCTCAGGGCAATGGCTCGGCACGATCCGCACATCCGGGCAGGCGATCGAAAACGTGTGCAGGGCGTCGATCGTCGTGCGGACGGCGCGCGGATTGTCGACGAACAGGTAGGTCAGCCGACTTGGCGGGCGGCGCTCGCGGATCGACCGAGCGTGCCAGCAGCCATCGGCGGCGAAGAAGATCGGGCCGCGATCGGTCTGTGCCAGAAGCCCGATCTGCCCACGGGCGTGGCCCGGCAGCTCGACCAGCCGCAGCGAGCCATCGCCCAGCAGATCGTGGGTTGCGCCCAGGCCCGGCAGCGCGGGGCCGCTGAACGCTGGCAGCAGCTCGGCGCGCTGCGCGAAATCTTCCGGCAGCAGCGCGGGAATGAACGCGCGGCGCAATGCGCTCAAGCCATCGCGTCCGCTCACGTCGGCATAGGCCGCGCGCGTGGCGACGAAGCGCGCCGCAGGGAAGTCGCGCAGCCCGGCGATGTGGTCGGCGTGAAAGTGCGAGACGACGATCGTGCGCACGTCGGCGGGCGTCAAGCCAAAGCGGCCAAGCTGCGCGACAACAGCTAGATCCGGCTGAAGGCGCAGCGGTGTGGCGCGGCGGTAGAGCCAGAACGGCCAGCGCTGTGTCACGTCCAGCATACGCGGCGCGTAGCCGGTATCCCAGAGCAGCCAGCCGTGCTGCGGGTGGCGCAGCAGCGCCGCGATCGAGTGACAGTCGATCGTTCGGCGGGCGCCGCCGCGCAGCACATGCCGCTCGTGCGCGAGACAGTAGCCCGTGTCGAGCACATGGCACTCAAGCTGTGGCGGGCGATCAGCCATCGGCAAGCTTCATTTCGGGTGTGCTCAGCGCGGCCAGCGTGCGTCGGATGCCTGCCGCGACCGAAACCTGCGGCGTGTAGCGGAGGTCGCGCCGCGCCGCGCCGATGTCGTAGGTCTGCGTTCGCGCCAGGATCGCGGCGGAGTAGCGCGTCAGCAGCGGCTCGCGGCCAGTGATCGCCGCTCGCGCCTCCATGATCGCCGCCGCAGCCAGCGCGAGCTTCAGCGGCACGCGGCGTAGCTCGGTGGAGAGATTCAGGTGTCGTAAAACCGTCCGAATCACGGCCCACAGCGCGACGTGCTCACCGTTGGTGATGGTGTAGGTGCGGCCTGTCGTCGGAGCGTCGAGCGCCAGCAGCAGCGCGGACACGACGTTGTCGACGTAGGTCAGATCGACGAGGTTGCGCCCGTCGCCGATCTGTGGCAGCCGCCCGGCGCGCGCCGCAGCGATCAGGCGCGGCAGCAGCGAGGTATCGCCCGGCCCGAAGATCGCTTTTGGCCGCAGGATCACCGTCGATAGGCCGGTGGCGGCGGCGTGGTTGACCAGATCCTCGCCCAGCTTTTTGGTGAATGAGTAGACCGAGGCGAAGCGGCGCGGGTAGGGCACGGACTCGGCAAGATCGCGCTGGTCGCGGCCATCGAAGACGACGCTCGGCGACGAGACGTAGATCAGCCGCGCGACGCCCGACTGGCGGCAGCCCGCGATCACGTTGGCGGTGCCATCGACGTTGATCGCGAAGAAGTCCGCCCGCCGACCCCAGGGTGCCGAGAGCGCGCCGACGTGAAAGACGGCCTCCATGCCAGCACACGCCGCAATGGTCGCCCGCCGATCGCGCAGATCGACCGGCACTGGCTGCGCGCCCAGTGCGAGCAGATCGTGAGCCTGGGTGAAGTTGCGGCCCAGCAGATAGACGCGATGGCCGTGTGATAGAAGCGCCAGCGCCAGGTGCCGCCCAAGGAAGCCTGTGCCACCGGTGACAAGAATGTTCATACGATCGCCTGAGTGATGCAGCGGGGATTGTACCATCTTTTATGTTGCGATGACGCGATCGAACAGTCTATGGCGGCGGCGCGCTTCTTAGAGCCGCTCAGGAGCGTTTAGTAGGCTGTTACATTTGATAAGAATTCTGTAAGTAAATAGTGGTTGACAACTCGCAACGGGTGGCTTATGATAGGCACAACCCGCTGGCGTGGGTGCTCGACCAACTGGGGGGTGGGCCGAGCATCGTAACGTAGCGGGTTTTGTGTGCCGGGGCATGCAAACTCTACAATTCCTCTCCTTTTTCGCTTCTCATGATCGATGTGCCTGCGATCACCGCAGCGGCCAGGCTGGCCCCTTTTCTACCCTATCAGCGGTCGGTTGGTGTCCGTGCGCGGGGCGACTGACACACGCCGGGAGGCGGGTGCCTTGCAACACGGGACCTTGTTTATTATAATGGACATGTCGTTCATGTCGTCGTGACGGAAACACCCCCCAACGTTACGCATCCGACGTGTACGATTATTTAGGTGACTTCTGGCGCTAAAGCCGCTCACCTAAATATGCGCAAGCAACGGAACAGGCACACCATCCTGGGTGCCTGTTCTGTCCGATGGCTGCTCCAGGCTTCAAGCGCGTGCTTCTCTTCGCGCGGCGCACCTGCTCCAGGCGGCGATAGCCTTTTCCTCTGCATCTGCACGAACCTACTCCGCAGATTTGCCAGATTCCGCGTTCTCCTCCAAGAGTGATACAATCAGGAGTAGCGATGCAGATGCTTCGACGCACGATCAACGAGCAGCCGGGTATCATAGATCGAATGATGATCTGGTTGGAGATGGGTATGTCCTACGATGCGAACAAACCGAGCATCGCGCGCATCTATGATTACTGGCTCGGCGGCACACATAACTTCCCGATCGATCGAGCGGTTGGCGAACAGATGGCTCAACTGGTGCCGTTTGTTGTGCAGGCGCTACGTCTGAATCGCTGGTTTGTAACGTATGCGGGAAGCTACCTGGCACAGGCCGGGATCGACCACTTCATCGATCTGGGAGCCGGATTACCCACCGAAGGCTCGCTGCACGAGTCTGTTCCCGAAACAAGCAAAATTCTTTACGACGATTTCGATCCCGATGCGGTGGCCTACGCTCGTGAGATTCTTGACGCGCGACCACATATTGAGTTTGTCCAGGCGCGAATCGAGGATATTGACACGATCGTCGGCGCAGCCGAGCGCTTTTTTGGAGCGCAGCGCCGAGTCGGGATCTGCATGAGCGCCGTGGCCCATTTCATCGACGACGACTCGCTGCGGCATGTGTTTCGCCGCCTGTACGACTGGAGCGCGCCCGGCTCGATGCTCGCCGTATCATCAAACGATGCCGACCCGACCGACCCGAACCAGCGCGCTGCTATCGCGAGCTACGAGCAGCGGACCGGAGCGCGCTTGTACTTGCGCTCGGCGCAACACCTGTACAGCCTGATCGAGCCGTGGCAACCGCAGAGCGGCGGCTTTCACCCATTCGAGGCGTATGCCGAGGCCGATCTTGGCCGTTTGGTTGTGCAGCCTGGCTTTCGTGGCAGGGTTGGCTATGCCGGGTTTTTCATCCGTCCTCCTTACTCAGGCAGCGAAGCGTAAAACTCGTCCCATAGCGAAGGATCGTAGTGATCCCAGAGATCGGGGAAGAAATAGAGCGGCGGCTTCCCGAAAAAAATACACAACGCAAGGAGCGTGCGATAGGTGGGATTGGTATTCTCGCCGGTACGAATTTTTTGTAAACTGCTATACCCAACCTCGCCCTGCATGGCTAGCGCCACTTCGCGATAGCTATACTCTCGTCCGCTTGGATGGCGATTCTCTTTGAAGAGGCGGTCAACAAGTTGGGCAATCGTCGGCACGGGGCGTGAGAATGGTTGCTCCATCTCAACTCCTTGTCACACCTCGATCTGCTGATCTGCGTATATCGTAAGTCGATACAAACGTCTGCTAAAGTAGTATAACAATCTTAACCCCTTGTTGGGCGTCGCTACGACGCTGATTCGGCTGCAGCTTCTTTGTACCGTACCGCTCCTGATCGTGACTGACCCCGACAGACAACGTTCGTCGCACATGCTCCCGACGGCATACGTGCGCTGTCGGGTTGCTCAGTCATTGATTGCGAGGAACGGCGATCCTTTAACACGAGTAGCTACACGATCGTTAGGTACTGACCAGCGATTGTGTTTTTTAACTATTTCTTGTTCAGATGTGGTAATACATGCGATTCAAGGTTGGGAGTAGCGGTTTCCCATATAAGTCTTTACGCTGTTCGTACCCCGTGCGTATCTGTATGTTTTGCACAAAAGGAGTTCCCGATAGGGTTGTGATGCGCAAGTGGGCGCATCATCGTGGGCCTGTGTGCGCGGATCACCATCATGCAGGCAAAAAATAAGCGAAGCATTCGGCCTATAACGCCACATACTTCGTTACAATAAAAAAACCTGTGCTTGCTGCATGGCTTGGAACCCCTTGAGCAAGCACAGGATCAACCAGCACACACATAAGCGTGCAGCCGGGAGTAGAGCATGCGCTCTACTGGGCGGATTGTAGCATGCCTGCGGGTATTCAACAATCCGCCTGCCACGGCTGCCTGACGAAAGGCAGCAGATCATGCCCAAAGCAGAGTCCCGCCATCAGCCGAGCCACCCCCGGCAGCGCCGCTACGATCGTCTAGCGGTGCTGGACTACATCGAAACCTATCAGCGCGTCCATCACTACTCGCCGTCGCAGCGCATCATCTACCGGGCACTTGGCATGAGCGCGCCGTCGGTCGCGCATAACACAATCCACGCGCTGGAGCGCCAGGGCTTGCTCACGATCTCGTCGAAGCAGCGCGGCTGGCCTGCGGAGCTGGAGATCACGCCGCTGGGCTACGAGCGACTTCAGGAGTGGCGCACACGCCGCGCCGCTTCATCCGACGAGGATGCTCGATGAGCCTGGTCCAACTCAGCGACATTGGGTGCGGGCGCTATGCAACGCATGGAGGGCATCGCACATGACGCGACGCCAGCGTCCGAAGCGTCCCTACGCGGTGTTGATCGCGCCCGACAAGGCATTGCTGCAACAGCGCGATGCGCTGGCTGCGCTCGGCTTTACGGTGGCGGTGTCGGGCTCGCTGCTCAGCGGCTACGGGCTTGTTCGCCACCTGCTCGCGCCTCCACAGCCCGCTCAGCAGGCAGTGATCCTGCTGGATGTGCAATCAGCAGATCCGGGCTTCCCTGATTTTCCGGGGCTGCTGCTGGCCGCCGTGCTTGCCCGTCAGATGCGCCTTGGCGAACTCCCGCCAGCCTGGATGGTCGGCGTGGTCACGAGGCACATGCCGGAGTCCGAGGCCGAGTCGCTCGTCGCCGGATGTCAGCGGGTGCTCCATCTGCCGGTAGAGCCTGATACTCTGTCGTCACTCGCCGGCCTGGCGCGGCAGCCGCCGCCGATCCCGCATCGGGACGCGCCGCCTGGCGAGGCTCGCGCGCTCTACACCATACAGATGATCGCGCAGCGGATGCTCCTGGCGGTCCAGTCGGCACGTGTACGAACGTGGACGCCGGAGGATGTGGCGCTGCTGCTGCGGTGGTTGACGCCCTATCCTCAGCCGAAAGGCGCGACGCAGCAGGTAGGCGCAGGAGCCGACGAGGCGCGCCGGATCGAATCGCTGCTGCGCTCGCTCGGCGGTGTGCGCGGAGCACGGCAGCGCTTGGAGACGATCGCGGAGCAGTGGCAGACGCGCCATCCGCTCCACAGCGAGATCGTGCTGAAGTTTCTGGATGGCTTGGAGCGGGCTGAGATTGTCAAGTATTTCGTACGGCGCAGGCTGTACGAGGATAGTCGGGTCTATCACTGCATCAACGATCTGCCGCGCCGGATCTGCGATCAGCTTCGGCGGGATCAGGTGATGCAGCAGGAGGATTGGACCATCGACTGAGATCCTGAGCACGCCAGCCAACGGAAGCGATCGGCAGCCACCAAAGCCGCCCGATCGCTTCCCCGTGGGCTGCGGTTGAGGACAGAAACAGCGTACCTGTTGACAGGAGACGATCACAGGAGTAGAGTGAATGAACGTTCATTCATTCCGGTGAATAAAGATTCAGGAGGCGTATGTGCCGCAGACACTCGACGATCCGCTTCAAAGCTATCTGATCAATGCTCGACGCCATCAAATTCTGAATGCCGCCGCAGAAGTGTTTGCCGAGAAAGGGTTTCATCGGGCGACGATTCGGGACATCGCCAGGGTAGCCGGGGTAGCGGACGGCACGATCTATAACTACTTCGAGAACAAAAGCGCGCTCCTGCTGGGCCTGCTCGACCGCCTGAATCAGACCGAGCAGCGCGAGTCGCATTTTGCACAATCGACGGAGATGGATCTTGCCAGCTTTGTGCATATGTACCTCAACCAGCGCTTCGCGTCGCTAACGGATATTGGCTTCGATGTCTTTCATGTGCTGCTTTCCGAGATCCTGGTCAATCCAGAACTGCGCGCCACCTACTACCAGCAGGTCATCGCCCCGACCTTTGCGGTCGCCGAGAAGTATGCCCAGGGCTGGGTGACGCAGGGCGCGGAGCAGACGATCGATCCGCAGCTTATGCTACGCGGCATAGCAGGCATGACACTGGGAGTGTTGTTGCTGCGGCTGATGGGCGATCCCTATCTACAAACCCACTGGAACAGCGTTCCAGATGTTCTTGCTGAGCTGATCCTCCACGGTATCGCTCCAGCTAACGGAGATCATCATGACCCAACAGATCATGCAACCGATCATCCAGCCTAATCTCGCCAGCCCGCAGTTCAAGGCGAATCCCTTTCCCTTCTTTGCCAGGCTACGAGCGGAAGCTCCGGTCTACCGCGCTCAGCTATCAAGGCGCGAGTCGGTCTGGCTGGTCGCGCGCTACGACGACGTGCTGGCAGTGCTCAAGGACGAGCGCTTCGGCAAGGATCGCTTCAAAGCGATGACCCAGGAGCAGCAGGCAAAGATGCCGTGGATGCCTGGCATGATCAAGCCGCTCACGCAGAATATGCTGGATCTGGACGCGCCGGATCACACCCGGCTGCGCGGTCTGGTCCATAAAGCGTTCACGCCGCGCCTGATCGAGCAATTGCGCGGGCGCGTACACACGCTGTGTGACGAGCTGCTGGATGCGGTGCTGCGGCGCGGCCACATGGATCTGGTCCGCGACTATGCGCTGCCGCTGCCCGTGACGATCATCGCCGAGATGCTGGGCATTCCGCCAAAGGATCGCACGAAGTTTACACGCTGGTCCAACAGCATCGTGTCGGTCGGGTCGTCCAGCGAGGTGCTGCGAGCGCTACCGTCGATCTGGCTGTTTATGCGCTACCTGCGCAAGCGCTTCGAGGAGCGCCGCGCCGCGCCACAGGACGATCTGATCACGGCGCTGGTTCAGGCCGAGGAGGCAGGCGATCGGCTGAGCGAGGATGAGCTGCTGGCGATGGTCTTGCTGCTGCTGATCGCCGGTCATGAGACAACCGTCAATCTGATCGCCAACGGCACGCTTGCGCTGCTGGAGCATCGTGAGCAGATGGAGCGGCTGCGCGGCGAGCCGGAGCTGATCAAGCCCGCGATCGAAGAGCTGCTGCGCTACACCAGCCCGGTCTATACGTCAACCGAGCGCTTTGCGCGCGAGGATCTTACGCTCTGCGGCGTGATGATCCGGCGCGGCGAGCAGGTGTTGGCGGTGATCGCCTCGGCCAATCGCGACGAGCAGCACTTCGAGCGTCCCGATGCGCTGGATCTGGCCCGCGATCCAAACCGGCATCTCTCGTTTGGGCAGGGGATTCACTACTGCCTGGGCGCGCCGCTGGCACGGCTGGAAAGCCAGATCGCTGTCGATATGCTGCTGCGGCGCATGCCCGATCTGCGTCTCGCCACAGCGCCCGATGCGCTGCGCTGGCGGCGCGGCCTGGTCCTGCGCGGGCTGCATGCGCTGCCGGTCGCGTTTTAGCGCTGCTTGTGAACGATCTGACCGCGCTCTTGTCCGATGTCGATCATGCTGGCCTGCCTGTATGTGCCGGGTTTAGTCGCGCTTCCGCTCGAACGAAATAGCAACCAGGGCACGCCATTGGCATGCCCCGGTGCAGGCAGCGTGCTGTGCTGCCGGGATCAGCTCTGGCTTGGCACCTGCTCGCGCTGGCCCTTGAGGTGCTCCTCGACGAGCACCCGCCGCAGCACTTTGCCGACCTGCGTCTTGGGTAGCTCTTGCCGGAACTCGATCTGGCGCGGCACTTTGTACGGCGCGAGCTGCTCGCGGCAAAACGCCGTAATCTCCTCGGCGGTCGGGGCGCAGCCCGGCTTCGGCACGATAAACGCCTTGACCGTCTCACCGCGATAGCTGTCGGGCACGCCCGCGACGGCGGCTTCGAGCACCTGGGGATGCGTAAAGAGCACCTCTTCGATCTCGCGCGGCAGGACTTTGAATCCGCTGGCGATGATCATGTCTTTCTTGCGATCGACGATGTAGAAGTAGCCGTCGTCGTCCATGCGGGCGATGTCGCCGGTATGCAGCCAGCCATCATCATCGATCGTAGCGGCAGTTTCGTCGGGACGATTCCAGTAGCCTTTCATCACGTTCGGCCCGCGCACCAGCAGCTCTCCAACCTCATCCGAGCCCCACGGCACCGGCAGGCCAGTCTCCGGGTTGATGATGCGCGCCTCGATGTCCGGCAGCGGCAGCCCGATCGATCCCGCGCGGCGCTGACCATAGACCGGATTGCAGTGCGTCACCGGCGCGGTTTCGGTCAGACCGTAGCCTTCGACCAGCCGCCCACCCGTCAACACCCCGAACTGCTCCTGAACTTCCATCGGCAGCGGCGCTGAGCCGGAGATACACGCTTTGATGCTGCTCAGGTCGGTGTGGCTGACATCGGGATGGTTGATGATCCCGATGTACATCGCGGGCACGCCGGGGAAGATCGTCGTGCGCTCGTTGGCGATCACCCGCATCACGTTGTCGATCGGACGTGGATTGGGCACGATCACGATCTGACCGCCGACATAGATCCCGAAGTTCATCGCGACAGTCATGCCATAGACGTGGAAGAACGGGATCGCGGCCATGACTTTTTCTTTGCCCGGCTCGGCGGAGGGCAGGAACGAGACGACTTGCAGCGTGTTCGCGACCAGATTCCTGTGGGTCAGCATCGCCGCCTTGGGCACGCCGGTTGTGCCGCCGGTGTACTGGAAGAGCGCCACATCGTCGGGGCTGACCTCGACTCTGGGCGGCTGCGCCGGAGCCTTTGCCAGCAGATCCTCGAAGAGATGCACGCTGGCGCTGGGCTGCACCGTTACCCAATCGGCCTCTTTCTGCTGCGCGCGCCGCACAAGCTGCTTCGACGGGAAGGGCAGCAGATCGAAGATATGCGTGACGATCGTGTTCCTGACGGGCGTGTGCGCGCGCACCTCGTCGAGCCGCTTGTAGAACAGGTTGAGCAGCACGATCGTCTCCGCTCCCGCATCGGCCAACTGGTGCTGTAGCTCGCGGGCAGTGTACGTCGGGTTGACGTTGACGACGATCGCGCCTGCCTTGAGCGCGCCGAAGAACGCGATCACAAACTGCGGAGAGTTCGGCAGCATCACTGCCACTCGATCGCCGGGCTTGACGCCCATGTTGACCAGCGCTGCGGCAAAACGATCGGCGTGGGCATTCAGCTCGCGGTAGGTCAGCGAGCCGCCGATCATCATGCGCCCGCCCAGCAGGTACTTAAGCACCATCTTGGTGGCGGTGTTGTTCGGATAGCGGCGGGCAGTGTCTTCCAGAAAACGTTGCAGCGGTATATCGGGATAGGTCAGCGTGTGAGGGACCTCAGGCTCGTAGTGAGCAAACCATGCAGCGTCGGCCACGGCGATCCTCCTTTGGGTCGGCGCGGATATGAATATCTTTCAAGTTTTATTGTACAGGAGATACGCCGGTTGCGCTAGATGGAGATTCATACCGATTGGACCATATACCTTTGGATCACGCCTGCGCCGCCCGCACCGCGTGGATCACCGCCTGGGCCACCGCTTCGGCTGCCGCCACGCCGATCGCGAGGCTGTCGGCGGGCGGCGCGGCGGGCGGCGCGACCGCGAGCGCGAAGAGCGCATCGCCGTCGAGGTGCGTATGCGCGGGGCGGATCGTCCGTGCCAGGCCATCGTGGGCGATGCTGGCAACCCGCGCGCAGGCGGCCTTGTCGAGACGCGCGGTGGTCAGCACACAGCCGATCGTCGTGTGCTCCAGCGCAAGCGCTGGGGGCGGCCCCTGCAACAGGTGTTGGACCGTATCGGCGAGCGAGCCGTCAGGCAGGCGCGATCCAGCGATGATCTCGTTAGTCGTCGGATCGACGACGTGACCGTAGGCATTGACCGCGACGATCGCCGTGACAAGCTGCTCCGCCGCCGCAACCCGCGCCATGCCGATCCCGCCGCGAGTGACCCGCCCCGCTCCAAAGAGCTTGCCAATCGTCGCGCCGGTGCCAGCCCCGACCCGTCCCCAGTCGATTGGGCTGTGGTAGGCGTCCTCGCAGGCGGCATAGCCCATCGCCGCATCGGGCCAGACGGCATCGCCCACCGCCAGATCGAAAAGCACGGCGGCTGGCACGATCGGCACCTTGACGACGCTTGTGGCGAAGCCGTGCTGCCGCTCGTAGAGCCAGCGCATCACGCCGTCGGCTGCCGCCAGCCCGAACGCGCTGCC
Above is a genomic segment from Herpetosiphonaceae bacterium containing:
- a CDS encoding MBL fold metallo-hydrolase, giving the protein MADRPPQLECHVLDTGYCLAHERHVLRGGARRTIDCHSIAALLRHPQHGWLLWDTGYAPRMLDVTQRWPFWLYRRATPLRLQPDLAVVAQLGRFGLTPADVRTIVVSHFHADHIAGLRDFPAARFVATRAAYADVSGRDGLSALRRAFIPALLPEDFAQRAELLPAFSGPALPGLGATHDLLGDGSLRLVELPGHARGQIGLLAQTDRGPIFFAADGCWHARSIRERRPPSRLTYLFVDNPRAVRTTIDALHTFSIACPDVRIVPSHCPEAFAREVAR
- a CDS encoding NAD-dependent epimerase/dehydratase family protein, which encodes MNILVTGGTGFLGRHLALALLSHGHRVYLLGRNFTQAHDLLALGAQPVPVDLRDRRATIAACAGMEAVFHVGALSAPWGRRADFFAINVDGTANVIAGCRQSGVARLIYVSSPSVVFDGRDQRDLAESVPYPRRFASVYSFTKKLGEDLVNHAAATGLSTVILRPKAIFGPGDTSLLPRLIAAARAGRLPQIGDGRNLVDLTYVDNVVSALLLALDAPTTGRTYTITNGEHVALWAVIRTVLRHLNLSTELRRVPLKLALAAAAIMEARAAITGREPLLTRYSAAILARTQTYDIGAARRDLRYTPQVSVAAGIRRTLAALSTPEMKLADG
- a CDS encoding SAM-dependent methyltransferase, with the translated sequence MQMLRRTINEQPGIIDRMMIWLEMGMSYDANKPSIARIYDYWLGGTHNFPIDRAVGEQMAQLVPFVVQALRLNRWFVTYAGSYLAQAGIDHFIDLGAGLPTEGSLHESVPETSKILYDDFDPDAVAYAREILDARPHIEFVQARIEDIDTIVGAAERFFGAQRRVGICMSAVAHFIDDDSLRHVFRRLYDWSAPGSMLAVSSNDADPTDPNQRAAIASYEQRTGARLYLRSAQHLYSLIEPWQPQSGGFHPFEAYAEADLGRLVVQPGFRGRVGYAGFFIRPPYSGSEA
- a CDS encoding TetR/AcrR family transcriptional regulator, encoding MPQTLDDPLQSYLINARRHQILNAAAEVFAEKGFHRATIRDIARVAGVADGTIYNYFENKSALLLGLLDRLNQTEQRESHFAQSTEMDLASFVHMYLNQRFASLTDIGFDVFHVLLSEILVNPELRATYYQQVIAPTFAVAEKYAQGWVTQGAEQTIDPQLMLRGIAGMTLGVLLLRLMGDPYLQTHWNSVPDVLAELILHGIAPANGDHHDPTDHATDHPA
- a CDS encoding cytochrome P450; the protein is MTQQIMQPIIQPNLASPQFKANPFPFFARLRAEAPVYRAQLSRRESVWLVARYDDVLAVLKDERFGKDRFKAMTQEQQAKMPWMPGMIKPLTQNMLDLDAPDHTRLRGLVHKAFTPRLIEQLRGRVHTLCDELLDAVLRRGHMDLVRDYALPLPVTIIAEMLGIPPKDRTKFTRWSNSIVSVGSSSEVLRALPSIWLFMRYLRKRFEERRAAPQDDLITALVQAEEAGDRLSEDELLAMVLLLLIAGHETTVNLIANGTLALLEHREQMERLRGEPELIKPAIEELLRYTSPVYTSTERFAREDLTLCGVMIRRGEQVLAVIASANRDEQHFERPDALDLARDPNRHLSFGQGIHYCLGAPLARLESQIAVDMLLRRMPDLRLATAPDALRWRRGLVLRGLHALPVAF
- a CDS encoding long-chain fatty acid--CoA ligase, which encodes MADAAWFAHYEPEVPHTLTYPDIPLQRFLEDTARRYPNNTATKMVLKYLLGGRMMIGGSLTYRELNAHADRFAAALVNMGVKPGDRVAVMLPNSPQFVIAFFGALKAGAIVVNVNPTYTARELQHQLADAGAETIVLLNLFYKRLDEVRAHTPVRNTIVTHIFDLLPFPSKQLVRRAQQKEADWVTVQPSASVHLFEDLLAKAPAQPPRVEVSPDDVALFQYTGGTTGVPKAAMLTHRNLVANTLQVVSFLPSAEPGKEKVMAAIPFFHVYGMTVAMNFGIYVGGQIVIVPNPRPIDNVMRVIANERTTIFPGVPAMYIGIINHPDVSHTDLSSIKACISGSAPLPMEVQEQFGVLTGGRLVEGYGLTETAPVTHCNPVYGQRRAGSIGLPLPDIEARIINPETGLPVPWGSDEVGELLVRGPNVMKGYWNRPDETAATIDDDGWLHTGDIARMDDDGYFYIVDRKKDMIIASGFKVLPREIEEVLFTHPQVLEAAVAGVPDSYRGETVKAFIVPKPGCAPTAEEITAFCREQLAPYKVPRQIEFRQELPKTQVGKVLRRVLVEEHLKGQREQVPSQS
- a CDS encoding P1 family peptidase is translated as MALIDGFPNVWVGHATNAAARTGCTVILSPQGATAGVAVRGGAPGTRETDLLQPGNLVEQVHAILLTGGSAFGLAAADGVMRWLYERQHGFATSVVKVPIVPAAVLFDLAVGDAVWPDAAMGYAACEDAYHSPIDWGRVGAGTGATIGKLFGAGRVTRGGIGMARVAAAEQLVTAIVAVNAYGHVVDPTTNEIIAGSRLPDGSLADTVQHLLQGPPPALALEHTTIGCVLTTARLDKAACARVASIAHDGLARTIRPAHTHLDGDALFALAVAPPAAPPADSLAIGVAAAEAVAQAVIHAVRAAQA